Proteins encoded within one genomic window of Kibdelosporangium phytohabitans:
- a CDS encoding TetR/AcrR family transcriptional regulator produces the protein MRDDTLDADLLRRALDTDVPGDDVTERIMGAALQQAEDFGLRRFTIDEVARRVRLSRVTIYRYFPKKDQLLDALLMRELNRFLTKVEAVIAKQPTPEAKLVEGLAFALTFLRGHRLLNRLLRTEPELILPHLTTGAGTLIAAARAWLAGHIRAEIAANRVSLPGEDIDSAAELLVRTVISLVITPDTVLPVDSPEGRQRLADLYLTPVVRSLRPSS, from the coding sequence ATGCGGGACGACACCCTGGACGCCGATCTGCTCAGGCGCGCGCTGGACACCGACGTGCCCGGTGACGACGTGACCGAGCGGATCATGGGTGCCGCGCTGCAACAGGCCGAGGACTTCGGGCTGCGCCGCTTCACCATCGACGAGGTGGCCAGGCGCGTGCGGCTGTCCAGGGTGACGATCTACCGGTACTTCCCCAAGAAGGACCAGCTGCTCGACGCCCTGCTGATGCGGGAGCTGAACCGGTTCCTGACCAAGGTCGAGGCGGTCATCGCCAAGCAGCCGACGCCGGAGGCCAAACTGGTCGAGGGCCTGGCGTTCGCGCTGACGTTCCTGCGCGGCCACCGGCTGCTCAACCGGTTGCTGCGCACCGAGCCCGAACTGATCCTGCCGCACCTGACCACCGGGGCCGGCACCCTGATCGCCGCCGCGCGGGCCTGGCTGGCCGGGCACATCCGCGCCGAGATCGCCGCCAACCGCGTGTCACTGCCCGGCGAGGACATCGACAGCGCCGCCGAACTCCTCGTCCGCACAGTGATCTCGCTGGTGATCACGCCGGACACGGTGCTGCCGGTCGACTCGCCCGAAGGGCGCCAGCGACTCGCCGACCTCTACCTCACGCCGGTGGTCCGCTCGCTGCGTCCCAGCTCCTGA
- a CDS encoding AurF N-oxygenase family protein, which produces MAEQLRVGDRETTAQRLLNGTARKFYDPEVDIDWDAPLAEGKFFIPPNLVSLYGTRMWDEMTHEQRVELSRQEMMNTVSVGIWFENILNQLLLRMAYKQDPTSKHVHYELAELAEETRHMTMFGMLIGKAGGPAYRNDFLLHNGGKLLPLIIGGPTVWVATLVGEEIFDSLQRDFMNHPDLQPHVRQVMRIHVLEEARHIRFAREDLVRRMARTPWYGRFVARFAAGFGAYLLKSVLTRPEVYRRAGLDVRRARREARGNAHIHATYARAFEKLRSFLHDQGLVKGPNKVFWRLAKVHPDGKGVG; this is translated from the coding sequence ATGGCTGAGCAGCTGAGAGTGGGCGACCGCGAGACGACCGCTCAGCGCCTGCTGAACGGCACGGCTCGCAAGTTCTACGACCCCGAGGTCGACATCGACTGGGACGCCCCGCTGGCCGAGGGCAAGTTCTTCATCCCACCGAACCTGGTGTCGCTCTACGGCACCAGGATGTGGGACGAGATGACCCACGAGCAGCGCGTGGAGCTGTCCCGCCAGGAGATGATGAACACCGTCAGCGTGGGCATCTGGTTCGAGAACATCCTCAACCAGCTGCTGCTGCGGATGGCCTACAAGCAGGACCCGACCAGCAAGCACGTGCACTACGAACTCGCCGAACTGGCCGAGGAGACCCGGCACATGACCATGTTCGGGATGCTGATCGGCAAAGCGGGCGGCCCCGCGTACCGCAACGACTTCCTGCTGCACAACGGCGGCAAGCTGCTGCCGCTGATCATCGGCGGCCCGACGGTCTGGGTCGCCACCCTGGTCGGCGAGGAGATCTTCGACTCGCTGCAGCGCGACTTCATGAACCACCCGGACCTGCAGCCGCACGTCCGGCAGGTGATGCGGATCCACGTGCTGGAGGAGGCGCGGCACATCCGCTTCGCCCGTGAAGACCTGGTCCGGCGGATGGCCAGAACGCCGTGGTACGGCCGGTTCGTCGCGCGGTTCGCCGCCGGGTTCGGCGCGTACCTGCTCAAGTCGGTCCTGACCAGGCCCGAGGTGTACCGGCGGGCGGGGCTGGACGTGCGACGGGCCCGCCGGGAGGCACGCGGCAACGCGCACATCCACGCCACATACGCCAGGGCGTTCGAGAAGCTGCGCTCGTTCCTGCACGACCAGGGCCTGGTCAAAGGCCCGAACAAGGTGTTCTGGCGGCTGGCCAAGGTGCACCCGGACGGCAAGGGCGTCGGCTGA
- a CDS encoding DUF6069 family protein, producing MTDYDAVERPGVNAGRLWASGLATAVVAALLAVVGILIARGVVDVAVLAPKGEGVWGNANTFTYAMLSGLAALLATGLMHLLILAVAAPRQFFTWIMVLATLIAVVLPLTLTVETGGKVATAVINLAIGLAITTILNSVAASAQTIRRPGARGDAPTRQWDQPPGTYYDS from the coding sequence ATGACCGACTACGACGCGGTCGAACGCCCCGGCGTGAACGCGGGCAGGCTCTGGGCGAGCGGCCTGGCCACGGCAGTGGTCGCCGCCCTGCTCGCCGTGGTAGGCATCCTGATCGCCCGTGGTGTCGTCGACGTCGCGGTCCTCGCACCGAAAGGCGAGGGCGTCTGGGGCAACGCGAACACGTTCACGTACGCGATGTTGTCCGGCCTGGCCGCGCTGCTGGCGACCGGGCTGATGCACCTGCTGATCCTCGCCGTCGCGGCGCCACGCCAGTTCTTCACGTGGATCATGGTGCTCGCGACGCTGATCGCCGTCGTGCTGCCGTTGACGCTGACCGTCGAGACCGGCGGCAAGGTCGCGACCGCGGTGATCAACCTCGCCATCGGGCTGGCCATCACGACCATCCTCAACAGCGTCGCGGCGTCGGCGCAGACCATCCGGCGTCCCGGGGCCCGCGGCGACGCGCCCACGCGCCAGTGGGACCAGCCTCCTGGCACGTACTACGACAGCTGA
- a CDS encoding dolichyl-phosphate-mannose--protein mannosyltransferase yields the protein MADAGLTSPSPSSAADALLGRPMPGDRLRGWLVAAVLAVIGGVVRFQNLGMPTDPRGTPVFDEKYYAANAWQMLRNGWVEDNPGFNLTVHPPLAKQLIALGEMAFGYTGWGWRFASAVAGTLMVLMIVRAGRRLTRSTLLGAVAGVLLICDGVVHLMSRMAMLDIFQAFFVLAAFGCALVDRDQMRQRLAVAVREGWATESGYGPRLGLRWWRFGTGVALGLACGVKWSGLYWVAAFGLLVVFWDVTARRAAGVRHPWLGTLRRDLLPALWSLLIIPVLVYLGTWWAWYASETAVNRHLAEDTGSFTDIVPAALRSLFSYSADVLDFHETLTTPATKPHPWESKPWTWPMGLRPILYFLDTSATGCGEPKCVRATMLIGTPAMWWLALPMLAWGLWRCVARLDWRYAAVLVAYLAGLLPWFINMDRQMYFFYMTPASAFLVLGLVLGLGQVLGAARDSRERRGTGLLVVALYIGLVVANFLWLWPILNGDPITDAHWQAELWLPSWR from the coding sequence TTGGCCGACGCCGGCCTGACCTCGCCGTCGCCGAGCAGCGCGGCCGACGCGCTGCTCGGCCGCCCGATGCCCGGCGACCGGCTGCGTGGCTGGCTCGTCGCCGCGGTGCTCGCCGTCATCGGCGGCGTGGTCCGGTTCCAGAACCTGGGGATGCCCACCGATCCGCGTGGCACGCCCGTCTTCGACGAGAAGTACTACGCGGCGAACGCGTGGCAGATGCTGCGCAACGGCTGGGTCGAGGACAACCCCGGTTTCAACCTGACCGTGCACCCGCCGCTGGCCAAACAGCTGATCGCGCTCGGCGAGATGGCGTTCGGCTACACCGGCTGGGGCTGGCGGTTCGCCTCGGCCGTCGCGGGCACGCTGATGGTGCTGATGATCGTGCGCGCGGGCCGCAGGCTGACCCGCTCGACGCTGCTCGGCGCGGTCGCCGGGGTGCTGCTGATCTGCGACGGCGTCGTGCACCTGATGAGCCGGATGGCGATGCTGGACATCTTCCAGGCCTTCTTCGTGCTCGCCGCGTTCGGCTGCGCCCTGGTCGACCGCGATCAGATGCGGCAACGGCTCGCGGTCGCCGTGCGCGAGGGCTGGGCGACCGAATCGGGTTACGGCCCGCGGCTGGGGTTGCGCTGGTGGCGGTTCGGCACCGGGGTGGCGCTCGGCCTCGCGTGCGGCGTGAAGTGGTCCGGGCTGTACTGGGTCGCCGCGTTCGGGCTGCTGGTCGTGTTCTGGGACGTCACCGCGCGGCGCGCCGCCGGGGTCCGGCACCCGTGGCTGGGGACGCTGCGGCGTGATCTGCTGCCCGCGCTGTGGTCCCTGCTGATCATCCCGGTCCTGGTCTACCTGGGCACGTGGTGGGCGTGGTACGCCAGCGAGACCGCCGTGAACCGGCACCTGGCCGAGGACACCGGGTCGTTCACGGACATCGTGCCCGCGGCGCTGCGCTCGCTGTTCTCCTACAGCGCGGACGTGCTCGACTTCCACGAGACGCTGACCACGCCCGCCACCAAGCCGCATCCGTGGGAGTCCAAACCGTGGACGTGGCCGATGGGGCTGCGGCCGATCCTCTACTTCCTCGACACCTCCGCCACCGGCTGCGGCGAGCCGAAGTGCGTGCGCGCGACGATGCTGATCGGCACCCCGGCCATGTGGTGGCTCGCGCTGCCGATGCTCGCGTGGGGCCTGTGGCGCTGCGTGGCACGGCTGGACTGGCGCTACGCCGCCGTGCTGGTGGCCTACCTCGCCGGTCTGCTGCCGTGGTTCATCAACATGGACCGGCAGATGTACTTCTTCTACATGACGCCCGCGTCCGCGTTCCTCGTGCTCGGCCTGGTCCTGGGACTGGGGCAGGTCCTCGGCGCGGCCCGCGACAGCCGCGAGCGGCGCGGCACCGGGTTGCTGGTCGTCGCGCTCTACATCGGACTCGTCGTGGCCAACTTCCTGTGGCTGTGGCCGATCCTCAACGGCGATCCGATCACCGACGCGCACTGGCAGGCAGAGCTCTGGCTGCCGTCGTGGCGTTGA